In one Lycium barbarum isolate Lr01 chromosome 7, ASM1917538v2, whole genome shotgun sequence genomic region, the following are encoded:
- the LOC132602938 gene encoding cellulose synthase A catalytic subunit 7 [UDP-forming] isoform X1: protein MEASAGLVAGSHNRNELVVIHGHEEHKPLKDLSGQVCDICGDEIGLTVDGDLFVACNECGFPVCRPCYEYERREGTQQCPQCKTRYKRLKGSPRVAGDEDEEDIDDIEHEFKVDDEQNKNRNIVETILHGKMTYGRGPEDEDTVQYPPVISGTRSHPVSGEFQISSHASGEQMLGSSLHKRIHPYPASESGSARWDDKKEGGWKERMDDWKLQQGNAGQDYDDFADPDMSMVDEARQPLSRKVPIASSKINPYRMVIVARLFILAIFLRYRILNPVHDAIGLWLTSIICEIWFAISWILDQFPKWFPIDRETYLDRLSLRYEREGEPNMLSPVDIFVSTVDPMKEPPLVTANTILSILAMDYPVDKISCYLSDDGASMCTFEALSETAEFARKWVPFCKKFAIEPRAPEFYFSLKIDYLKDKVQPTFVKERRAMKREYEEFKVRINALVAKATKMPPGGWIMQDGTPWPGNNTRDHPGMIQVFLGQSGGTDVEGHELPRLVYVSREKRPGFQHHKKAGAMNALIRVSGVLTNAPFMLNLDCDHYLNNSKAAREAMCFLMDPQMGKKVCFVQFPQRFDGIDRHDRYANRNTVFFDINMKGLDGIQGPVYVGTGCVFRRQALYGYNPPKRAKRPRMVSCDCCPCFGRKKKLDKYKSEINGDAANGQGFDDDNELLMSEMNFEKKFGQSAIFVTSTLMIEGGVPPSSSPAALLKEAIHVISCGYEDKTEWGLELGWIYGSITEDILTGFKMHCRGWRSVYCMPKLAAFKGSAPINLSDRLNQVLRWALGSVEIFFSRHSPVLYGYKGGKLKWLERLSYVNTTIYPFTSLPLLAYCTLPAVCLLTGKFIMPEISTFASLFFIALFLSIFITGILELRWSGVSIEEWWRNEQFWVIGGVSAHLFAVVQGLLKVFAGIETSFTVTSKATDDEDFGELYAFKWTTLLIPPTTILIINLVGVVAGISDAIGNGSNAWGPLFGKLFFAFWVIVHLYPFLKGLMGRQNRTPTIVVIWSILLASIFSLLWVRIDPFVLKTKGPDTKRCGVNC, encoded by the exons ATGGAAGCCAGTGCAGGTCTAGTTGCTGGTTCTCATAACCGGAACGAGCTCGTCGTCATTCACGGCCATGAAGAG CATAAGCCATTGAAGGATTTGAGTGGACAAGTTTGTGACATATGTGGGGATGAAATAGGCTTAACAGTGGATGGTGATCTCTTTGTGGCCTGCAATGAATGTGGTTTTCCTGTGTGCCGGCCGTGCTATGAGTATGAGAGAAGGGAAGGAACTCAACAGTGTCCACAGTGCAAGACCAGATACAAACGTCTCAAAG GGAGTCCAAGGGTGGCTGGAGATGAAGATGAGGAGGATATCGATGATATTGAACACGAATTCAAAGTTGACGATGAGCAAAACAAGAATAGAAACATCGTTGAGACCATTCTCCATGGTAAGATGACATATGGAAGAGGACCCGAAGACGAAGATACTGTTCAGTACCCTCCTGTCATTTCTGGAACCCGCTCACATCCG GTTAGCGGTGAGTTCCAAATATCGAGTCATGCAAGTGGAGAGCAGATGTTGGGATCTTCACTTCACAAAAGGATACATCCCTATCCAGCTTCTGAATCGGGAAGTGCAAGATGGGACGATAAGAAAGAGGGAGGGTGGAAAGAAAGAATGGATGATTGGAAATTGCAGCAAGGAAATGCGGGGCAAGATTATGATGACTTTGCTGACCCTGATATGTCCAT gGTGGATGAAGCAAGACAGCCTTTATCAAGAAAAGTGCCAATAGCATCAAGCAAGATCAATCCTTACCGGATGGTGATTGTGGCTAGGCTGTTTATTCTGGCCATCTTCCTTCGTTATAGAATTCTGAATCCAGTGCATGATGCGATTGGTCTCTGGCTAACTTCTATCATCTGTGAGATCTGGTTTGCCATCTCTTGGATCCTAGATCAGTTCCCCAAATGGTTCCCAATCGACCGTGAGACTTACCTCGATCGTCTCTCTCTCAG GTATGAGAGGGAAGGAGAACCAAACATGCTATCCCCTGTAGATATCTTTGTCAGTACAGTGGATCCTATGAAGGAACCTCCTCTTGTTACGGCTAATACGATCCTCTCAATATTAGCAATGGATTACCCTGTGGACAAAATTTCATGCTACCTATCTGATGATGGAGCTTCAATGTGCACCTTTGAAGCACTATCAGAAACTGCAGAATTTGCTAGAAAATGGGTTCCCTTCTGCAAAAAGTTCGCTATAGAGCCTCGAGCACCAGAGTTTTACTTCTCCCTAAAGATTGATTATCTCAAGGACAAAGTCCAGCCAACATTTGTCAAGGAGCGACGAGCAATGAAG AGAGAGTATGAAGAATTCAAGGTAAGAATCAACGCACTAGTTGCCAAAGCAACTAAAATGCCTCCAGGAGGATGGATCATGCAAGATGGAACACCATGGCCAGGAAATAATACCAGAGACCATCCTGGTATGATTCAAGTCTTTTTAGGCCAAAGTGGAGGAACTGATGTGGAAGGACATGAACTCCCTCGTCTTGTTTACGTTTCTCGTGAAAAAAGGCCTGGTTTCCAGCATCACAAAAAGGCTGGTGCTATGAATGCCCTG ATTCGCGTTTCAGGAGTTCTTACTAATGCACCGTTTATGCTTAACTTGGATTGTGATCACTACCTTAACAACAGCAAGGCTGCCAGAGAGGCCATGTGCTTCTTGATGGACCCACAAATGGGCAAAAAAGTTTGCTTTGTCCAGTTTCCTCAAAGATTTGATGGAATAGACAGGCACGATAGATATGCCAACCGAAACACAGTCTTCTTTGAT ATTAACATGAAAGGCCTAGATGGAATACAAGGTCCGGTATATGTTGGCACAGGATGTGTCTTCAGAAGGCAAGCATTATATGGCTATAATCCTCCTAAACGTGCAAAGCGTCCAAGAATGGTGAGCTGTGACTGTTGTCCATGTTTCGGACGCAAAAAGAAGCTCGACAAATATAAATCCGAAATCAATGGAGATGCAGCAAATGGTCAAG GATTTGACGACGACAATGAGCTACTAATGTCCGAGATGAACTTTGAAAAGAAATTTGGTCAGTCTGCAATTTTTGTGACTTCAACTTTAATGATTGAAGGTGGGGTCCCACCTTCGTCGAGCCCAGCGGCCTTGTTGAAGGAAGCCATCCATGTGATCAGCTGTGGCTATGAAGATAAAACAGAATGGGGTTTGGAG CTGGGGTGGATATACGGCTCTATCACAGAGGATATCCTAACGGGTTTCAAAATGCACTGCCGTGGTTGGAGGTCAGTCTATTGTATGCCTAAACTAGCTGCATTTAAGGGGTCTGCTCCGATCAATCTGTCAGATCGTCTCAACCAGGTGCTTCGATGGGCTCTTGGTTCCGTTGAGATATTCTTCAGTCGTCATAGCCCAGTTTTGTATGGCTATAAGGGAGGAAAGCTTAAGTGGCTTGAACGATTATCATATGTTAACACAACTATTTACCCCTTCACTTCTTTACCTCTTCTTGCCTACTGCACTCTCCCTGCTGTCTGTTTGCTCACTGGAAAATTCATAATGCCAGAG ATAAGTACCTTTGCAAGTCTCTTTTTCATTGCTCTTTTCCTCTCAATCTTTATAACGGGAATTCTTGAGCTAAGGTGGAGTGGAGTAAGCATTGAGGAATGGTGGAGAAATGAGCAATTTTGGGTGATTGGAGGGGTATCTGCCCACCTTTTTGCTGTAGTACAAGGTCTTCTCAAGGTTTTCGCTGGAATAGAAACCAGCTTTACTGTTACATCTAAGGCAACGGATGATGAGGACTTTGGAGAGTTATATGCCTTCAAGTGGACTACTCTCCTTATTCCTCCAACGACAATTCTCATAATCAACTTGGTTGGGGTGGTAGCCGGAATCTCTGATGCCATCGGCAATGGATCCAATGCATGGGGTCCCCTTTTCGGAAAGCTTTTCTTTGCTTTTTGGGTCATCGTTCATTTATATCCATTCCTCAAGGGTCTCATGGGTAGGCAGAACAGGACCCCAACCATTGTTGTCATATGGTCAATACTTTTAGCCTCCATCTTTTCCTTGCTCTGGGTTCGAATTGATCCATTTGTGCTGAAAACCAAGGGACCAGATACCAAAAGGTGCGGAGTCAACTGCTAA
- the LOC132602937 gene encoding pentatricopeptide repeat-containing protein At4g30700 — MIYRTIASTVQKDRNFFINLINQSTTLSHLNQTHAHLIRNNLSTDLITITKLTHKFFDFEAINKAKNVFFNFNKTNPPDLFLYNVLIRGYSKNNLLFESLSLYLQLIKNTTLKPDNFTFVFLVSGFSGFFSNGYEKVGILIHGHVLVSGFSKDVFVGSALVDMYMNFSRIGYAHKVFDEITERDSVLWNTMVSGLVRNCCFEESVGVFRDMVARGAKFDSTTLAVVLTSVAELQDLRNGMLIHCLAVKMGYDSHEYVLTGLISSYSKCGDVSTAKLLFGILREPDLISCNAMIAGFCFNNENESSVRLFRELLVQGEKVNSSTIVGLIPVSCPFGHLNLTCCIHGFCVKSGMVSNPSVSTALTTVYSRLNEMEFARRLFDESPGKTLASWNAMISGYAQNGLTEMAISLFREMQKLDIHPNPITVTSILSACAQLGTLSMGKWVHDLIKNEKFESNIYVLTALVDMYAKCGNIEEARQVFDSITEKNVVTWNAMISAYGLHGRGLEALVLFDRMLDSGVSPSGVTFLCVLYACSHAGLVEEGEKIFHSMVHDHGTDPLSEHYACMVDLLGRAGKLGKALEFIYSMPLEPGPAEWGALLGACMVHKNVDLARLASDKLFAIDMGKSVGYYVLLSNIYSADRNYFQAASVRKVLRNKNLAKTPGCTLIEVNGYQHVFTSSDQSHPQATAIYAKLEELMEKMREAGFHSETSTALHDVEEEEKELMVKVHSEKLAIAFGLLTSEPRTEIKIIKNLRVCVDCHNFTKFVSKVTDRVIVVRDANRFHHFKNGECSCGDYW, encoded by the coding sequence ATGATTTACAGAACCATAGCATCCACAGTTCAAAAAGACAGAAACTTCTTCATAAACTTAATCAACCAATCCACAACACTCTCACATCTAAATCAAACACATGCCCATTTAATCCGTAATAACTTAAGCACTGATCTCATAACAATCACAAAACTAACACACAAATTTTTTGACTTTGAAGCCATTAACAAAGCCAAAAATGTATTCTTTAACTTTAATAAAACTAATCCACCTGATCTTTTTCTTTATAATGTATTAATTAGAGGGTATTCAAAAAACAATTTGCTTTTTGAATCTTTATCACTTTATTTACAACTTATCAAGAATACAACACTTAAACCTGATAATTTcacttttgtttttcttgtttcgggtttttcgggttttttttcaaATGGTTATGAAAAAGTTGGGATTTTGATACATGGGCATGTGTTAGTTAGTGGATTTAGTAAAGATGTGTTTGTTGGATCAGCATTGGTTGATATGTACATGAATTTTTCAAGAATTGGTTATGCGCATAAGGTGTTCGATGAAATTACTGAAAGAGATAGTGTTTTGTGGAATACTATGGTGTCTGGATTGGTGAGGAATTGTTGTTTTGAAGAGAGTGTAGGTGTTTTTCGCGATATGGTCGCGAGGGGGGCAAAGTTTGATTCGACGACGTTGGCTGTGGTGCTTACAAGTGTTGCTGAGTTGCAAGATTTGAGGAATGGAATGTTGATACATTGTTTGGctgttaaaatggggtatgataGCCATGAGTATGTTCTTACTGGTTTGATTTCGTCGTATTCAAAATGTGGCGATGTTTCCACTGCTAAATTGTTGTTTGGGATACTAAGAGAACCTGATTTGATTTCATGTAATGCAATGATTGCTGGTTTTTGTTTTAATAATGAGAATGAATCTTCAGTGAGGTTATTTAGAGAGTTGCTTGTTCAGGGAGAGAAAGTTAATTCTAGTACCATTGTTGGTTTAATTCCTGTTTCTTGTCCTTTTGGTCATTTGAACCTTACATGTTGTATCCATGGTTTTTGTGTTAAATCTGGGATGGTCTCAAATCCTTCGGTTTCTACTGCTTTGACTACAGTTTATAGCCGACTCAATGAAATGGAATTTGCGCGGAGGTTGTTTGATGAGTCTCCAGGGAAAACCTTAGCTTCGTGGAATGCCATGATATCAGGTTATGCCCAAAATGGTTTAACGGAAATGGCTATATCTCTTTTTCGGGAAATGCAGAAGTTAGATATCCATCCTAATCCTATCACAGTCACGAGTATACTTTCTGCATGTGCTCAACTTGGAACGTTAAGTATGGGAAAATGGGTCCATGATTTAATAAAGAATGAGAAATTTGAGTCCAACATTTATGTGTTAACTGCTTTAGTTGACATGTATGCAAAGTGTGGGAATATTGAGGAGGCACGGCAAGTATTTGACAGCATCACGGAGAAAAATGTGGTTACTTGGAATGCTATGATTTCAGCTTATGGCCTCCATGGGCGTGGTCTAGAGGCATTGGTGCTGTTTGATCGAATGCTTGATTCTGGAGTTTCCCCAAGTGGGGTAACTTTCCTTTGTGTCTTGTATGCTTGTAGTCATGCTGGTTTAGTAGAAGAAGGTGAGAAAATATTCCATTCTATGGTTCATGATCATGGCACTGACCCATTATCGGAACATTATGCCTGCATGGTGGACCTTTTGGGCCGAGCTGGAAAACTAGGAAAAGctttggaatttatttattcGATGCCTCTTGAACCAGGTCCAGCCGAGTGGGGTGCATTACTCGGTGCTTGCATGGTCCACAAAAATGTTGACTTGGCTCGCTTGGCTTCGGATAAGTTATTCGCAATAGACATGGGAAAAAGTGTCGGATACTATGTTTTACTTTCAAACATCTATTCAGCAGACCGGAATTATTTTCAAGCTGCTTCAGTTAGGAAAGTTCTTAGAAACAAGAATCTAGCAAAGACCCCTGGGTGCACTTTAATTGAGGTTAATGGCTACCAGCATGTTTTTACGTCCAGCGACCAGTCACATCCTCAAGCAACGGCTATTTATGCAAAGCTAGAGGAGCTGATGGAAAAGATGAGGGAGGCTGGATTTCACTCGGAAACCAGCACAGCATTGCATGATGTTGAGGAAGAGGAGAAGGAATTAATGGTCAAAGTTCATAGTGAGAAGTTAGCTATTGCTTTTGGACTTTTAACTTCTGAACCTAGAACTGAAATCAAAATCATCAAGAACCTAAGGGTTTGTGTGGATTGCCATAATTTCACCAAGTTTGTATCCAAGGTTACAGACAGGGTTATTGTTGTAAGGGATGCCAACAGGTTTCATCATTTCAAAAACGGAGAGTGTTCATGTGGGGATTATTGGTAA
- the LOC132602938 gene encoding cellulose synthase A catalytic subunit 7 [UDP-forming] isoform X2 has protein sequence MEASAGLVAGSHNRNELVVIHGHEEHKPLKDLSGQVCDICGDEIGLTVDGDLFVACNECGFPVCRPCYEYERREGTQQCPQCKTRYKRLKGSPRVAGDEDEEDIDDIEHEFKVDDEQNKNRNIVETILHGKMTYGRGPEDEDTVQYPPVISGTRSHPVSGEFQISSHASGEQMLGSSLHKRIHPYPASESGSARWDDKKEGGWKERMDDWKLQQGNAGQDYDDFADPDMSMVDEARQPLSRKVPIASSKINPYRMVIVARLFILAIFLRYRILNPVHDAIGLWLTSIICEIWFAISWILDQFPKWFPIDRETYLDRLSLRYEREGEPNMLSPVDIFVSTVDPMKEPPLVTANTILSILAMDYPVDKISCYLSDDGASMCTFEALSETAEFARKWVPFCKKFAIEPRAPEFYFSLKIDYLKDKVQPTFVKERRAMKREYEEFKVRINALVAKATKMPPGGWIMQDGTPWPGNNTRDHPGMIQVFLGQSGGTDVEGHELPRLVYVSREKRPGFQHHKKAGAMNALIRVSGVLTNAPFMLNLDCDHYLNNSKAAREAMCFLMDPQMGKKVCFVQFPQRFDGIDRHDRYANRNTVFFDINMKGLDGIQGPVYVGTGCVFRRQALYGYNPPKRAKRPRMVSCDCCPCFGRKKKLDKYKSEINGDAANGFDDDNELLMSEMNFEKKFGQSAIFVTSTLMIEGGVPPSSSPAALLKEAIHVISCGYEDKTEWGLELGWIYGSITEDILTGFKMHCRGWRSVYCMPKLAAFKGSAPINLSDRLNQVLRWALGSVEIFFSRHSPVLYGYKGGKLKWLERLSYVNTTIYPFTSLPLLAYCTLPAVCLLTGKFIMPEISTFASLFFIALFLSIFITGILELRWSGVSIEEWWRNEQFWVIGGVSAHLFAVVQGLLKVFAGIETSFTVTSKATDDEDFGELYAFKWTTLLIPPTTILIINLVGVVAGISDAIGNGSNAWGPLFGKLFFAFWVIVHLYPFLKGLMGRQNRTPTIVVIWSILLASIFSLLWVRIDPFVLKTKGPDTKRCGVNC, from the exons ATGGAAGCCAGTGCAGGTCTAGTTGCTGGTTCTCATAACCGGAACGAGCTCGTCGTCATTCACGGCCATGAAGAG CATAAGCCATTGAAGGATTTGAGTGGACAAGTTTGTGACATATGTGGGGATGAAATAGGCTTAACAGTGGATGGTGATCTCTTTGTGGCCTGCAATGAATGTGGTTTTCCTGTGTGCCGGCCGTGCTATGAGTATGAGAGAAGGGAAGGAACTCAACAGTGTCCACAGTGCAAGACCAGATACAAACGTCTCAAAG GGAGTCCAAGGGTGGCTGGAGATGAAGATGAGGAGGATATCGATGATATTGAACACGAATTCAAAGTTGACGATGAGCAAAACAAGAATAGAAACATCGTTGAGACCATTCTCCATGGTAAGATGACATATGGAAGAGGACCCGAAGACGAAGATACTGTTCAGTACCCTCCTGTCATTTCTGGAACCCGCTCACATCCG GTTAGCGGTGAGTTCCAAATATCGAGTCATGCAAGTGGAGAGCAGATGTTGGGATCTTCACTTCACAAAAGGATACATCCCTATCCAGCTTCTGAATCGGGAAGTGCAAGATGGGACGATAAGAAAGAGGGAGGGTGGAAAGAAAGAATGGATGATTGGAAATTGCAGCAAGGAAATGCGGGGCAAGATTATGATGACTTTGCTGACCCTGATATGTCCAT gGTGGATGAAGCAAGACAGCCTTTATCAAGAAAAGTGCCAATAGCATCAAGCAAGATCAATCCTTACCGGATGGTGATTGTGGCTAGGCTGTTTATTCTGGCCATCTTCCTTCGTTATAGAATTCTGAATCCAGTGCATGATGCGATTGGTCTCTGGCTAACTTCTATCATCTGTGAGATCTGGTTTGCCATCTCTTGGATCCTAGATCAGTTCCCCAAATGGTTCCCAATCGACCGTGAGACTTACCTCGATCGTCTCTCTCTCAG GTATGAGAGGGAAGGAGAACCAAACATGCTATCCCCTGTAGATATCTTTGTCAGTACAGTGGATCCTATGAAGGAACCTCCTCTTGTTACGGCTAATACGATCCTCTCAATATTAGCAATGGATTACCCTGTGGACAAAATTTCATGCTACCTATCTGATGATGGAGCTTCAATGTGCACCTTTGAAGCACTATCAGAAACTGCAGAATTTGCTAGAAAATGGGTTCCCTTCTGCAAAAAGTTCGCTATAGAGCCTCGAGCACCAGAGTTTTACTTCTCCCTAAAGATTGATTATCTCAAGGACAAAGTCCAGCCAACATTTGTCAAGGAGCGACGAGCAATGAAG AGAGAGTATGAAGAATTCAAGGTAAGAATCAACGCACTAGTTGCCAAAGCAACTAAAATGCCTCCAGGAGGATGGATCATGCAAGATGGAACACCATGGCCAGGAAATAATACCAGAGACCATCCTGGTATGATTCAAGTCTTTTTAGGCCAAAGTGGAGGAACTGATGTGGAAGGACATGAACTCCCTCGTCTTGTTTACGTTTCTCGTGAAAAAAGGCCTGGTTTCCAGCATCACAAAAAGGCTGGTGCTATGAATGCCCTG ATTCGCGTTTCAGGAGTTCTTACTAATGCACCGTTTATGCTTAACTTGGATTGTGATCACTACCTTAACAACAGCAAGGCTGCCAGAGAGGCCATGTGCTTCTTGATGGACCCACAAATGGGCAAAAAAGTTTGCTTTGTCCAGTTTCCTCAAAGATTTGATGGAATAGACAGGCACGATAGATATGCCAACCGAAACACAGTCTTCTTTGAT ATTAACATGAAAGGCCTAGATGGAATACAAGGTCCGGTATATGTTGGCACAGGATGTGTCTTCAGAAGGCAAGCATTATATGGCTATAATCCTCCTAAACGTGCAAAGCGTCCAAGAATGGTGAGCTGTGACTGTTGTCCATGTTTCGGACGCAAAAAGAAGCTCGACAAATATAAATCCGAAATCAATGGAGATGCAGCAAATG GATTTGACGACGACAATGAGCTACTAATGTCCGAGATGAACTTTGAAAAGAAATTTGGTCAGTCTGCAATTTTTGTGACTTCAACTTTAATGATTGAAGGTGGGGTCCCACCTTCGTCGAGCCCAGCGGCCTTGTTGAAGGAAGCCATCCATGTGATCAGCTGTGGCTATGAAGATAAAACAGAATGGGGTTTGGAG CTGGGGTGGATATACGGCTCTATCACAGAGGATATCCTAACGGGTTTCAAAATGCACTGCCGTGGTTGGAGGTCAGTCTATTGTATGCCTAAACTAGCTGCATTTAAGGGGTCTGCTCCGATCAATCTGTCAGATCGTCTCAACCAGGTGCTTCGATGGGCTCTTGGTTCCGTTGAGATATTCTTCAGTCGTCATAGCCCAGTTTTGTATGGCTATAAGGGAGGAAAGCTTAAGTGGCTTGAACGATTATCATATGTTAACACAACTATTTACCCCTTCACTTCTTTACCTCTTCTTGCCTACTGCACTCTCCCTGCTGTCTGTTTGCTCACTGGAAAATTCATAATGCCAGAG ATAAGTACCTTTGCAAGTCTCTTTTTCATTGCTCTTTTCCTCTCAATCTTTATAACGGGAATTCTTGAGCTAAGGTGGAGTGGAGTAAGCATTGAGGAATGGTGGAGAAATGAGCAATTTTGGGTGATTGGAGGGGTATCTGCCCACCTTTTTGCTGTAGTACAAGGTCTTCTCAAGGTTTTCGCTGGAATAGAAACCAGCTTTACTGTTACATCTAAGGCAACGGATGATGAGGACTTTGGAGAGTTATATGCCTTCAAGTGGACTACTCTCCTTATTCCTCCAACGACAATTCTCATAATCAACTTGGTTGGGGTGGTAGCCGGAATCTCTGATGCCATCGGCAATGGATCCAATGCATGGGGTCCCCTTTTCGGAAAGCTTTTCTTTGCTTTTTGGGTCATCGTTCATTTATATCCATTCCTCAAGGGTCTCATGGGTAGGCAGAACAGGACCCCAACCATTGTTGTCATATGGTCAATACTTTTAGCCTCCATCTTTTCCTTGCTCTGGGTTCGAATTGATCCATTTGTGCTGAAAACCAAGGGACCAGATACCAAAAGGTGCGGAGTCAACTGCTAA
- the LOC132602939 gene encoding translation initiation factor IF3-4, chloroplastic — MAGLTTSTSFTLTPIPTKLPSFNSSSLFGIRFHNPQLRSCSCSCSSLVYYAATVTARYGGGGGRGGFRPPPRTEEDEALDISSIRSDKVRLIDDKQNMLGIVSKIEAIQRAEDASLDLVILSPEAEPPVVKMMDYNKYKYELQKKKKEQQKKNAANRMDLKELKMGYNIDSHDYSVRLKAAQKFLKEGDKVKVIVNLKGRENEFRNNAIELLRRFQTDVGELATEENKNFRDRNVFIILVPNKALVQKAPEQPKKKEKPATEVSASV; from the exons ATGGCTGGTCTCACTACCAGCACCTCCTTCACCCTCACACCCATACCAACCAAACTCCCTTCCTTTAATTCTTCTTCCCTTTTTGGTATTCGTTTTCACAATCCTCAGCTCCgttcttgttcttgttcttgttccTCCCTTGTTTACTATGCTGCCACTGTCACAGCCCGTTATGGTGGTGGAGGCGGCCGAGGAGGTTTTCGGCCGCCCCCACGGACCGAGGAAGATGAAGCACTTGACATTTCATCCATCAG GTCAGACAAGGTTAGGCTCATTGATGATAAGCAGAACATG TTGGGGATAGTGTCAAAAATAGAAGCTATTCAGAGAGCTGAGGATGCAAGCCTTGACTTG GTGATTCTATCTCCAGAAGCAGAGCCGCCGGTTGTCAAAATGATGGATTACAA TAAATACAAGTATGAActgcaaaagaagaaaaaagagcaGCAAAAGAAAAATGCTG CCAACCGCATGGATTTAAAGGAGCTCAAAATGGG TTACAATATTGATTCTCATGATTATTCAGTGCGTTTGAAAGCTGCTCAGAAGTTCTTGAAAGAGGGTGACAAG GTAAAAGTCATAGTGAACTTAAAAGGCCGTGAAAATGAGTTCAGAAATAATGCTATTGAGCTATTAAGGCGTTTTCAGACTGATGTCGGTGAG CTTGCAACTGAGGAGAACAAGAATTTCAGGGATAGGAACGTCTTCATAATTTTGGTACCGAATAAGGCTCTTGTACAGAAAGCTCCAGAGCAACCgaagaaaaaggaaaaaccaGCAACTGAAGTTTCAGCCAGTGTTTGA